A genomic region of Zea mays cultivar B73 chromosome 6, Zm-B73-REFERENCE-NAM-5.0, whole genome shotgun sequence contains the following coding sequences:
- the LOC103629579 gene encoding uncharacterized protein encodes MDPNMKQLQEALVDIETDAEKVLLARHQLVENDKIRNGNREALTALRKQARTSKTSVPSPFEVIMKEMEGSSGKQLIKEICPTCGDHDPKEHTWLMFPGSDMFSRVPFHVAHTVVEKDQERLDLDTKKLQSFVKEKSLVIAEKGALAGRFGADTVKSLVSLTDTTKSTREGGEVKYQFC; translated from the exons ATGGATCCCAACATGAAGCAGCTTCAAGAGGCTCTGGTTGATATTGAGACTGATGCAGAAAAAGTTCTTCTGGCTAGACATCAG TTGGTGGAAAATGATAAGATAAGAAATGGTAACAGGGAGGCTCTGACAGCCCTTCGGAAACAAGCTAGGACGTCCAAGACTAGCGTGCCATCTCCCTTTGAGGTCATAATGAAAGAGATGGAAGGAAGCTCTGGCAAGCAGCTGATAAAGGAGATATGCCCAACTTGTGGAGATCATGACCCCAAGGAACATACTTGGCTAATGTTTCCTGGATCAGATATGTTTTCTCGTGTTCCATTTCATGTGGCACACACTGTTGTGGAAAAAG ACCAAGAACGCCTGGATTTGGATACCAAGAAACTGCAAAGCTTTGTCAAGGAGAAATCACTTGTGATTGCGGAGAAAGGCGCCCTAGCAGGCAGATTCGGTGCTGACACTGTAAAATCTTTGGTCAGCCTTACAGACACAACTAAATCAACACGGGAGGGCGGGGAGGTGAAGTACCAGTTTTGTTGA